The region aaaaagaaattacAGTTAAAACCAGCACTGGATTCTTTGCCTCCCATAATGAGGAGATGCATCTGATATCCCAGGAGCTTCCTAAAAAAATTGGTGTGCTCCTTGACTGCGATCAAGGGTGGCTGTTCTTCTTTTTAGCATCAGATTCTAAAGTTAAGCTTTGCTATAAGTTTCAGGCCCTGTTTTCTGCACCACTCTGCCCTGCAATCTGGCTAAGAGAGCCAGAGAAGACAATGAGAATTAATCTTTGATTCTAAGGTGTATGGAAAGATGCTGGGATTAACTATGCTGTCCAACAGCTTCCAATTGCCAACTCTGTGACCAAATGTTCAAATACATATTTTggactaataataattaaaaaagcatAACTTATGTTTATAACATATTATCACCTTCAGTCAAAggtagtttacagtatataatttacaaaaatacagtataaGCTTGTTAAAAAgacatgttttaaatgttaaaataatcaaTTGTTTTTCCAATTGTTTTTCCTTCCAGAACAAGATTAATAAGACTTTTCTATCACTTGTTTTCTCTTTAGTCACAGAAGGGATCAGTGAAGGGATCAGAGTGGTTTAGTCATAGACAGGGATTATCTCACCCCAGACGACATGCATCATCAAGCTGAAGGCTTCAGCTAGTTTAGAGTTGCTGAATACATTTGACCGCTTTCCTAAACAGAAGACTTTATGTTACATAAATTGTTCAGGCCATGTTTAGCTGTTTGTTTTGCTAAAATGTcggttattaaaaaaaaagagtgaCAACCATTTTCCAAGGTTCATGCAAAAGGCTGCAAAAAGGAAAGGAATGTATTCCTCTGGGTTAACTTCTCCAGAAGTTTCCTAGTCAACAGAATAAATATGTTTTAGGTTATTTTGGTTTAAGGTTATTTTAAAACCACAGGGTGTTCATCAGTCCAATTGCAAATAGAAATAATTCTGTACTGTTGCTTCTCTTACTATGAGTCAGAAACTTTGAATTGTGGCATCATATTTTGTGGGTACATTGCAGTCTCAAAGACAGCAAGCAAGCAAGACATGGATGTGAAACCATTCAGTAAACCACTTCCATTTGGtcctgatcagaatgaagtggttactaaaaatctgtaaattaatgttttttataatcTGGGAAAAGATGTTTATCTATTATTACAGCTGTGGATGAAAACCAGATCATATTTGTCAAATACCTAACACGTACTTCTGGGAAAATTCAAAATGAACATGAAATTTATGCAGCTAAATGTGTATAAACTGGATTTCAGTAATTTTTGGGACTGGTTAATTGGACTGTCTACTGATAGAGCAGACAGCACTGCTTTGCATTAACAGCAATGAATCATCAATGATCTGAAGCAGGAACGCTCTATATAAAGAAGGACTTCAGAGCACACGACAGTTGTAATGAAGTTGAACATTATTCTAAACCGAGCTGCAGCTTCTGTTCCCTCACCATTCAGAGATGGTCAAGTTTGAGGAGCGGGCATTCATTCTTTTAGCCATGTGTGTGCTGGCTGTGCGGTCACCAGCTGAAGCCTGGTATAAACAAGCACCAGGACCAAACTATTACTTTGTGGGTAGAGCATCAGGTCTGCTAGCAGGAATCCGCAGATCTGCTGTCAGAAGAACCGAACCGGACTCACAGGACAGCGGCCAACTAAATAATGCAATAGAACAAACTGAGTACAGAAACAACCTGGCTTTGAAAAACATGGTAAGATTTTTGCTTTTAGCATGTGCATAGATATTAGTAGGACTAATAATAAGGAACTTTTTATTAGAAAGGAAAGTTTTTGGTTTGCAAAATTAGGGTCATTTAGTGTCAAAGAATTTCTAGTTCATTCATTCGTGACTAAACTTATGTACAATACTAACATggcacataataaaatatatgggTTCATTATCATTCATTTTATGGAATTAAACCACTGTCTTGGTGCAGCAATCATACATGTTTATAGCTGATTTTAATTTcaatacaaaatatttatttaattgttaattttttttttttactattttaattcCCTTTTTCAGTGTGACTAGTTTTTAATTAATGATCCCTAATATGTGACCATATTTACCTAAATGTAAAAGCTAACCTCTTCTTTTTAATTCACTTAATGCTAAATtaagaaatgtatttttataggCATTGTGCCACCTGCCATGCAATCCTAAAACTACTGTGCCAAATTATCCACCCCACAGACCCTAAATCTCTGGCTATCAGATCTTATATCAATACAGCTGATATAACTAAAATAACATGTAACCATAATCTTTATATAGTTATTTTGCCTAAACCTTAAAATActgattcatttaatttcaaagAAAATTTATACATTTTGGTGACATATTTGCCTAATAACTTAAAAAATAACAGTCCGTGCTTCCAGTCTGTTCTTTAATAGAAAGCAAATACTGCAAATATGTTGTTTAAATAATGAAGTCACCTTAAGTGTAATGGGGTTATATGCAGGAGTGCTGCAAACTTTAATCTTCTCACAGAACAGCATGGTTGTGTTCATAAATAAGTTCTAAACATGCAACAGTGAATAGAGCAAAAGTGACAGTTTTCTTAATTTAGAAAAtctaaattagaaaaaaaatattaaacaatataatatatagtttACAGTATAATATTGGTACTTGGTATATATAGTTTGTTTTATAAGAAATCTaacttttatcttttctttatttcttgtcATACATGTTGTGTCATGCACATTACATAATTGCatgtgttctctctctctccagccTTTTTGTGTGACGGAGATCCTGCCGGACCTGCAAAGCTGTGAGCTGATCCAGGACTCCACACTCCGATGCCAGGCTACTGCCATTATTACGCTCGACTCAGGATCCTGTGTGAAAGCATAAGAAGCATGTGTACTTGGTGTCTACCTGGAAATGGACAAACAAGCTCCAAAATGTCTGTTTTAGTTAGTCAGCTGACTTCTCAATGATTTACTGCAGTAGTTTTCTACCACAGGTATCCAAGGCGGACTCATCAAGTACGATAACTATCAAATAAGATTAATTATATTTGGGTCACCAGTATCTCCCATATTTATTCCCATATAACTGACCTTAAAATGTTTAAGGTGACGTGTAACACTTTCATGTAGCTTATTCTTTGCCAGGCCAACATTTTCAACTTTCTAAACCAAATTGCCCAAACTCAAAACTTTACAGACACatacagacatatatatatatatatatatatatatatatacagtgtatcacgaaagtgagtacacccctcacatttctgcaaatatttcattatatcttttcatgggacaacactatagacatgaaacttggatataactaagagtagtcagtgtacaacttgtatagcagtgtagatttactgtcttctgaaaataactcaacacacagccattaatgtctaaatagctggcaacataagtgagtacaccccacagtgaacatgtccaaattgtgcctaaagtgtcaatattttgtgtgaccaccattattatcactgccttaaccctcctgggcatggaattcaccagagctgcacaggttgctactggaatcctcttccactcctccgtgatgacatcacggagctggtggatgttagacaccttaaactcctccaccttccacttgaggatgcgccacaggtgctcaattgggtttagtccatcacctttaccttcagcttcctcagcaaggcagttgtcatcttggaggttgtgtttggggtcgttatcctgttggaaaactgccatgaggcccagttttcgaagggaggggatcatgctctgtttcagaatgtcacagtacatgttggaattcatgtttccctcaatgaaccgcagctccccagtgccagcaacactcatgcagcccaagaccatgatgctaccaccaccatgcttgactgtaggcaagatacagttgtcttggtacttctcaccagggcgccgccacacatgctggacaccatctgagccaaacaagtttatcttggtctcgtcagaccacagggcattccagtaatccatgttcttggactgcttgtcttcagcaaactgtttgcgggctttcttgtgcgtcagcttccttctgggatgacgaccatgcagaccgagttgatgcagtatgcggtgtatggtctgagcactgacaggctgacctcccacgtcttcaacctctgcagcaatgctggcagcactcatgtgtctattttttaaagccaacctctggatatgacgccgaacacgtggactcaacttctttggtcgaccctggcgaagcctgttccgagtggaacctgtcctggaaaaccgctgtatgaccttggccaccatgctgtagctcagtttcagggtgttagcaatcttcttatagcctaggccatctttgtggagagcaacaattctatttctcacatcctcagagagttctttgccatgaggtgccatgttgaatatccagtggccagtatgagagaattgtacccaaaacaccaaatttaacagccctgctccccatttacacctgggaccttgacacatgacaccagggagggacaacgacacatttgggcacaatttggacatgttcactgtggggtgtactcacttatgttgccagctatttagacattaatggctgtgtgttgagttattttcagaagacagtaaatctacactgctatacaagctgtacactgactactctaagttatatccaagtttcatgtctatagtgttgtcccatgaaaagatataatgaaatatttgcagaaatgtgaggggtgtactcactttcgtgatacactgtatatatattatgctTTATAAggaatgttgtgttatgttgttataaggaaaaaataataataaagaaacccAAAGAGCTTTAACTTCATTCGGAAAAACTAACAGACACAATCCgtgcaaataaattaaatagaaaataagGATTTAAGTTGAGCACTGCTGctgtgttattgttttattcCACCTGTTAATTAAACATCTGTATAAAAGTGTGTAGAAAAAAATAACCACAAAAGTCACCATGtcttacatttagtttttttttgggCATGTCCCTTGTACAGATCTGTTACTGTAAACAAATTGGAAAGTCAGTTGTGTTGTGCTAGCaatgcataataaataatactaatcaTTTTAATCATATTTATCTGTAATTTTAAATTATGACCTAATGAAAaggctttttgtttgttttttgtttttgtttttttgtattaacaTTTTCTCTTCATATGTGATTAACTACATGTAGGTGATTACAGAATGTTACATTCTTAAGTcaaatttaatgtttaaaattacCCTAGTTTACCTGTATAGGCATGGATTTATTGAGATGAATGTTGTGCACCTTTACAAGGCCATGTTCGAAAGTTAATCACAAGCATTGACATTTATCAAGTTTCGATCAGCAAGCTGACATGACCACAGTTCTAAGACCAAAAGGTTATTAAGCATCTGTCAAGCAGCTTGTCCCAGTGACCACTGTGGCTCACTAAGTACTTTATCTAGATGAAACAGCACTGGGCATTTCCAATACGGTTCCCTGAAACATCTCTTTGGATCAGAGCTGTTGAAAGCCTTGATGCAAATAAACATTCCagttattattttacaatttaaGGTTACTTGTTTGTTTAGGAACTTTTAGTTTAGGAACTAAAATCATGATCTGTGGTCAGATAGGACAAAAATCTAATGTTTAGGCaacaattattttttgttggtgggtGTAAAAAAGACAGTATTTTAACCATAAAGGACCTAATCTTCACTGTTCAGGGTCTGTAAAGGTTTGGCTGTTTTAACTCCAAATGCTCTGATAACCTTGTGCAGATTTGATGGACTACACTGTAAGAACCCGGTTTGTAACGTACAGTAAATGTGGCTGCCTCTGCCAGGAAGTTAAAACCACATTGTGGTTGGATTGTTTAGCAGTTTAGCTGTATTTTGCAGTCTCATCAATCCTAACAGGAGTTAAAGCTATGCTGGTAAAGGTAATATTATACCAGATTATTAACTGTGACATGATTTtagaatattattttattattttataatttcttaattttagtttttagttttagGTTGATTTGCCTACTTGTGTTTCCAAGCTAAATGAATGAAGTAGTGTACATTTTCTCATAACCTTTTTAATTATGCCAATCATTTAAAGCTGACTGAATGCTCTTTTTGCAGTTATGCAATGCAATATCTCATTTACACAAACAGCTCGTCATCTGGTGTGCAATAAACAGTGTACAAAAGCAAGGTGGGAAGTGAGATTCTAATAAGGAACAGGACCCTGAAAAGGCATAAAAGGAACAACATTAGCATTCGCCTATCACAATGGGTAACAAACCTAGCGTGGTCTAACATGAAGTACTGCTGCATAATGGCTGTAGTTTCAAGAGTGCTCAACATAACCCACATAGCAACTGGACCCAATGATCAAACCAAAAACCAGCTGTAACTAAAATACCCACAGCTCATTAAAAAGCAAAAGCTGGCAAAAGACATGTTACACTTCTAAACTCATACACACCCATAAACACAACTCACTTTTacttaaaatgtacaaattgtTGTTAATCCAAAATAGCTCCTTATTTATAGAggaacatttttgttttgtgtaattTTTCAGTATAAGAATTGAAAGAacttaaaatgctttaaactatGAGAAAACTGGTTCAACTGCATTATGACATCATTATTTTCAgtgataaaagaaaagtgttaacACGGGCCTACAGAAAGACGAAGAAGCACGAAAGTGTACGAAGAATCACGAAGGCGAACGAAGAAGCACGAAAACGCACGAAGACACCaacatcagacagacagacttgcAGTACGGTATTTTTGTTTGGATTTTGTCATTTCTTACTTACAATATAATTTAATGCAATTGTTAATAAAGTCGATATGTGTCGATTTACAAAACCGTAACTACACTAAACAATTTATTGAATTTTTGTGTAATGGCAAAAGTAATGGTTTTTATATGCGCAGCGACCTCTAGTGGTACAACCTGGTACAACACACttagttttaaacactaaatgtaGATTGTTCCCTCAAGGATAAATATTTTGTACCTTAATTACTTACACTTTTACATGTATTGTGCCTAAAGATACATAATACAATGCTGTGCTACACACCACTTTGTGTAGGTTCTCATACAAAGAGTACATACTTAATGTACAAATGATGTTAATTTCAGGGTACCATTTCAGGGTTTGGATGATACCTAATGTTGTTTATGGTAAGATTTTATGagaaatttaaaatgttttgttaaaaatgtctttaaaatgttgCTGCTAAATGCTTAATTTACAAAAGTGTGCAGGGTCAAAGGTGTTTTCAAATAAACAGACAGTATGATCATtgaatcattatttatttaaaaaacccaTCACTGTTAATGCATCACTACTTTTTAATTTGCAATGTTCTCAATTTCTGAAATCAGTTAAGTCCTGTAAATCTCTCGTGTTCCCAGAATAGCTTATAGGCTAAACCATCATCAAGTGACATGCAAATTCAAAGGTTTACGTAAACTTGTATGGGTATATCTTTTCAGTgacttaataattaaaactcATACTTGTGGAAATTGTTGGAACATGGGTCCACAGTTCACAGTCAGTTCAGCTTTACATTGCTTCAAAACAATATTGAataaagtttgttgctgatcataAACTTTTGGTGTCAACTGTAGATTCCAGAGTTTATGTTGTGTTGTGCTATTTCTTCTAAAGTaatgatttaatattattatactttAGCAATTGggttttttgtcttttgtctgtTTTCTTGTTATTTAGATCAATATAAACAAAGATCAGTAAAAGAAAAGGCTCTAAGCCTCCATATGATTCAACAATTTAATTTCAACAATTTAGGCTATTTGTGAGTAAATGGAACAAGAGAGAAATAACAGGGCAGAGTGGACATCACTTTGATCCTAAAACATGTTCCTGTACCTTATACGGGTTCTGTGCCATTAATGTGTTACAGATTAAAATTCTTCAAGTCTAAAATGCACTCTCTGTATTTAGATAATGGTCTTACATTTGTTACATTGGTTCATACACATAAAAACTCTTAAACATAGCTTATTCAAATCTGATATAGATAAAGAGATCAGTAAATTATAATAGATTCATCttacatacaatacatatttacataatgGGAGCAAATGTGGGGAGATGACTGATCCAGATTATTAGATGTATTTGTACCCCATTGTTGATGAGAAAATAACCtctatatgcacacacacacacgtcttgtTTTCTCTGTTAGAAGTCAGTCTGAAACACACTAATATAGAATACTATATAGTTGCAATAAAAGTCTGTTAGCGCATCAAATGAATTTAATGATTCAATTCTGCAGTAATTACTTATAAAATATGGTGTGAAGACATTATTcctaaaaaattttaaatgtctATAATAAGGGAAGTTTAAAAGTCTAAATTACTGGCCAAAAACCAAATCAGAATTCATAACAATTAAAATATTCCAAATTACTGATACGACACTGAAGGTCTGGGTGGTAGAGGTGCTCTGCCCCTCAAATACAGGCTTATAATGTCAAAGCTTCAGACCCAACTGCAAATCAGCGTGAAGATTATGGTTTgggtgctgctttttgagtaattaatgcagaaatgatTACTCCTCTAAATGAATTCTAGTAAGAACTCTAGTACTTGGGATACACTATATTCAAAGTCTGACCCATGGCTAAGTGGGCATTTTTTCAAGTCTTGCTAACACTTAGCACTGGTGCTAGCGAACACCACTCAATGGAAAAACCTATGGGTTTTAGTAAGACATCTCCTGACACGCTTCTAGCAAAACCGATGTGCAGTGCACGCAGGATTCAGTAGTGCTAAGGCTGGGATTATACTTGCCATGTGACTAAGCAAGCGAGTGCACATTCTGTAAAAATATCCATCTCCTCCTTTTGTGCGCATGGAGGATACAAAAAAGCATAAGCTGTGTTGTAATACCATTAAACTAAATCAATTTAGCAGTATAGTCAgttatacaaacacaaaaagctgtttgtttttctttaaatttctCATAGGTtatgtcaaataaaaaaaataataatgcaggCTATTTAGGTCAGTATGTAGTTTGTTTAGACTTGCTGAGCCCCTTCTCACCTTGTTAAATTGGCACCACTATAAATACAGGTACAGCACTGCTGCACACTACGCTTTCATTTCTGAAGGCACATGCAAACAACATGCTGAACACGTGGTAGCCATCAAGTGTACAGGTTTGCATAGTTTACAGCAAGTTTAATCCCAGCCTAAAGGTTAGTATTGTCACAGTTGCTGGTGGTTCACACACAGTACTGGATCTACGCCAGCATAAAAGAGTGTATGAGGACAGGAGGATTTGAGCTTCTTGACAGTCTTTGATCAGAGCTGTTTGTACCAGAAACCAAGCTTTCCTACAGCACAGCCTGAGATCTCTCTTTAGCCTTCTCCTCTTCTCGTTTCTTCATGGCCTGAATCACTGCCATCTCCTTGGCCTCCTTCTTCTGGTTCCTGGCCTCAAACAGCAGCCTGTTAGACGAATATATAATGTTTTGTTACGTGTTTACTTAAAAATGTTTACTTCCTTTACTTGTACTAGCTTTCATTGTTGTCACTGGGATTGTTCCGATTATTTCTCAGGTAAATAGAAAATGAACTACAACAAAAGCACAACTGTTGTTTACTATTTGATCAAACATTTTAGTAAAAAAAGGACACTTACCTATTTTTAATTATCCTCTGCACAATGTTGTCTGTGGTTAGACTATTTCTGCTGTCCACAAGTCGTAGTATGCCTTTTTCCCTGGGCACCTGTGAACCAGCCAGGTTAAACTTATAAAATACAGCTTATTATAAGGTGCTCAATATATTACTAATCACTGCAATGTATGTAAAGAAACCACCaagtaaagaataaaataaaaacaaacaactttTGTGATGTGATATTCTAATACAAGGTGCCTGATAAATATGTTAAGGTAGTTCATTCAACTTCTTTGCTTTAATAGAAAGAGGAAAAATTGGCCAGACAATTGTTACTTACAGCATAGGGGTCTGAGCCATCTCTGTCTGGAAACACCAAAGTCTTGCCATGACAAACAATGTCCAcctgtacaataaaaatatttcttAAAATACTTGTACTGTGCACAAAAAGGTTGATGCAGCTCATTAATTGTCACTTATATAATTATACCTTGAAATGGTCCAACAGATCTTTTGAAACTGTGTATGGAGCTCCAATCACAACTTCAGAGACATActtaaaaatgcaaa is a window of Trichomycterus rosablanca isolate fTriRos1 chromosome 22, fTriRos1.hap1, whole genome shotgun sequence DNA encoding:
- the LOC134300300 gene encoding neuropeptide B-like, translating into MVKFEERAFILLAMCVLAVRSPAEAWYKQAPGPNYYFVGRASGLLAGIRRSAVRRTEPDSQDSGQLNNAIEQTENLTFIFSLFLVIHVVSCTLHNCMCSLSLQPFCVTEILPDLQSCELIQDSTLRCQATAIITLDSGSCVKA